In the Sarcophilus harrisii chromosome 3, mSarHar1.11, whole genome shotgun sequence genome, one interval contains:
- the LOC100924827 gene encoding alpha-enolase: protein MSILRVYAREIFDSRGNPTVEVDVYTGKGLFRAAVPSGASTGVHEALELRDNDKTRYMGKGVSKAVEHINKTIAPSLISKKLNVVEQEKIDKLMIEMDGSENKSKFGANAILGVSLAVCKAGAAEKGVSLYRHIADLAGNSEVILPVPAFNVINGGSHAGNKLAMQEFMILPVGATTFKEAMRIGAEVYHNLKNVIKQKYGQDATNVGDEGGFAPNILENKEALELLKEAIGKAGYTDKVVIGMDVAASEFFRSGKYDLDFKSPDDPSRYISPSELGDLYKTFIKDYPVVSIEDPFDQDDWEAWKDFTATAGIQVVGDDLTVTNPKRIEKAVNEKACNCLLLKVNQIGSVTESLQACKLAQSNGWGVMVSHRSGETEDTFIADLVVGLCTGQIKTGAPCRSERLAKYNQILRIEEELGSKARFAGRNFRNPQAN, encoded by the exons ATGTCTATCCTCAGGGTCTATGCCAGAGAAATCTTCGACTCTCGTGGAAACCCCACTGTTGAAGTTGATGTCTACACTGGAAAAG GTCTCTTTCGAGCTGCTGTGCCCAGTGGTGCTTCCACCGGTGTCCATGAAGCCCTGGAACTCCGGGACAATGATAAGACCCGCTATATGGGGAAAG GTGTCTCAAAAGCGGTTGAGCACATCAATAAAACTATTGCCCCAAGCCTGATTAGCAAG AAACTGAATGTTGTGGAACAGGAGAAAATCGATAAGTTGATGATAGAGATGGATGGCTCCGAAAATAAAT CTAAATTTGGTGCAAATGCTATATTGGGAGTGTCTCTGGCTGTTTGTAAGGCTGGAGCTGCTGAGAAAGGTGTCTCCCTGTATCGCCATATTGCTGACCTTGCAGGCAATAGTGAAGTCATCCTTCCAGTTCCA GCCTTCAATGTGATCAATGGTGGCTCCCATGCTGGTAACAAGCTGGCCATGCAGGAGTTCATGATCCTCCCTGTTGGAGCAACAACTTTCAAGGAGGCCATGCGCATTGGGGCTGAGGTCTACCACAACTTGAAGAACGTGATTAAGCAGAAATATGGACAGGATGCCACTAATGTAGGGGATGAGGGTGGCTTTGCTCCTAACATCCTAGAGAATAAAGAAG CTCTGGAGCTGCTGAAAGAAGCCATTGGTAAAGCTGGTTATACTGATAAGGTTGTGATTGGCATGGATGTGGCTGCCTCAGAATTCTTCCGCTCTGGGAAATATGACTTAGACTTCAAGTCTCCTGATGATCCCAGCCGATACATCTCTCCTTCTGAGCTTGGGGACCTCTACAAGACCTTCATCAAGGACTATCCAG TGGTGTCTATTGAAGATCCCTTTGACCAAGATGATTGGGAGGCTTGGAAGGATTTCACTGCTACTGCAGGCATCCAGGTGGTAGGGGATGATCTCACAGTGACCAATCCCAAGCGCATTGAAAAGGCTGTGAATGAGAAAGCCTGCAACTGCCTCCTCCTCAAAGTGAACCAGATTGGCTCTGTGACCGAATCTCTCCAGGC GTGCAAGCTGGCCCAGTCCAATGGGTGGGGAGTAATGGTTTCTCATCGTTCTGGAGAGACTGAAGACACCTTCATTGCAGATCTGGTGGTGGGTCTCTGCACTGGGCAG ATCAAGACTGGTGCCCCTTGCCGATCTGAGCGTCTAGCAAAGTATAACCAGATTCTTAG AATCGAGGAAGAGCTGGGCAGCAAGGCTAGGTTTGCCGGAAGGAACTTCAGGAATCCTCAGGCCAACTAA